Proteins encoded within one genomic window of Hermetia illucens chromosome 2, iHerIll2.2.curated.20191125, whole genome shotgun sequence:
- the LOC119649110 gene encoding gonadal protein gdl: MEADFSPADTEQEPEAGSEAVLPETPSPEYLQRKLYFLLEQLKNMHQALPETYQMRISYELLTCLANCLLNDTIFEIVKGLMEIQHVTEKHLQQLRDQVENEYQIEVEEWISKIQDKEELEHILALMKIKHKKKLKETDIKLVAHLDQKVHDQQATLEKAGVPGFYVTDSPKEIKIQMHLLDFILRLSRIKFEPNK, translated from the exons ATGGAGGCTGATTTTTCGCCGGCGGACACGGAACAAGAACCTGAAGCAGGTTCGGAGGCTGTACTTCCAGAAACACCTTCACCAGAATATCTGCAACGTAAACTCTACTTCCTCCTGGAGCAGCTGAAAAATATGCACCAGGCGCTACCTGA GACTTACCAGATGCGGATATCCTATGAGCTCCTGACCTGCTTAGCCAATTGTCTGCTGAACGACacgatatttgaaattgtgaagGGTTTAATGGAGATTCAGCACGTGACGGAGAAACACCTGCAGCAGTTGCGGGATCAGGTGGAGAACGAGTACCAAATTGAGGTGGAAGAGTGGATTTCCAAGATCCAGGATAAGGAGGAGTTGGAGCACATTCTTGCGCTGATGAAAATCAAGCATAAGAAGAAACTGAAGGAGACTGACATCAAGCTTGTGGCACATTTGGATCAAAAG gtTCACGATCAACAAGCAACTCTCGAAAAAGCTGGTGTCCCTGGGTTCTACGTCACAGATAgtccaaaagaaataaaaattcaaatgcatTTACTGGATTTCATCTTGCGGCTAAGTCGGATCAAATTTGAACCTAACAAATAA